AAACGAAATGCATGTGTGCTGAATAGCATTAATACGCTTATAATCAGGTCAGAGTTTACTGCATTAGTCTAACGATGCCTCGCTGGATATGTTAAAGGAAAACCAGGGGCGTAAATCAAAATGGCATttcctggtttatttatttacttccgCGCGCAAGGAACTGAACCACATTTGACATCCCCTGCATCTTTAAATATTCCTTATAAATTGTGTCAAAATGATTCACTCTCCGCGCGCGGGGAAAGCCGCTCCGCCCCGCCCGCCCCGAAAGAATGTACCCTGGCACACGCTCCTCCCCTCACTTAGCAACCCGAGCACGTAGCAACGGCTGATCCAATGGGCGTTCTTCTCGAGGTTCCACCGACTGCGGTTGCTTAGCaacgcagtaaaaaaaaagaaagattttcgCTGACGTCCATGCTGTCGGGGAGTATTATGGTCTGTCGGGAATTCAGAGTGGCTGggactggaggaaaaaaaaagatctgctctgctaacgttagcgttcAGCAAGCTAACGGTAGGAAGCACCGCGGTAAACATGGAGCTGTCTGCCGTTGGGGAGAGGGTGTTCGCCGCCGAGTCGATCATCAAACGGCGGATAAGGAAGGTAAGCGACAGATGCAGGGcggtcttctttttttcccccacagcgGGATCCTTAACGCTTCCACAACCGCAGCTCTGTTGCCCCGCTGGCTTAATtaagtcatttgtgtttttgtgtgtgtgtttttcctgacGGCACGCAGGGTCGGATTGAATACCTCGTGAAATGGAAGGGCTGGTCTCCCAAGTAAGTCCGGCTAACGTTACGTTGTCTCGGCTGTGGCTTGTGTCGTTAGCTCGGCACGGCTAGCGATTAAAACTGAGCAGTGAACGTCCAGTGTAACGGCACGATGGAGAATGTAGCTCGCGGGCTAAtgacacgacccccccccccccccccccccccctacagtgcgtgcgcgtgcgtgtctgtCAGCGCCCGGTTCGTCATCGTCACCTAACGCCGCTGTTGCCTCCACAGATACAGCACCTGGGAACCAGAAGAGAACATTTTGGACTCCCGCCTGTTCGCGGCGTTTGAGCAGAGGTGACGTTAAAACGCCCGGGGCGTCGCTTTCTATGGGCACAGCCGAAATAATGTTCACATATAACGTTATATAGTTGTATATGTATTTGTTAATATGGCGGCCTCGGTGCACCTTGCTCCCGTGACacatgttaccccccccccccagggagcGCGAAAGGGAGCTGTATGGGCCCAAAAAGAGGGGACCAAAACCCAAGACGTTCCTGCTCAAGGTGAGTACAGCAAGCGCTGTTCCATGCGTGTCTTTATTAACCCATTTAATGCGCTTTTattcctatttttttttataacacaaCAGTATACAACGTGTGTTCTGGTTTTGTGACTTTTTAGTTAACGTTAAAGCATTTGCCAATTCCATGAGGCTAACCTGACTGTGCACACAGCCAGCTTGGGTGTTAGCTGTTCACATGCTAACGGTTTTGGAAAGAAGGCAGCTTGCTTAtaatgtttttataaatatCTGCTTACTTAAGACACCGTcattcagaagaactgtgcaAATTGCTTAATAACAGTTTACCTTGAAAAAGATACCTGTGTCGACAGGTCTATTGTTAAAACTGTGATTGTTGAATTTCTCCAATAAATACAGTCGaggaatatatttttatataaatatataatataagtcACGTTTTTAAGCTTGTTTGCTGTGCGGTATTTAAAACCctccataaacacacaaaaaactacagcagcaggagcacaggtgtgaataataaaatgtatgatGGCTGAACGCCCTTTAGCTGCGGTACGTTTAGTCAACTAAGCAGAGTCCTTTTTAAGTAtaattttgagaaaaaaaatccctcttATTTCCTTACCTTTCAACAGGCTCAGGCTAAAATTAAGGCCAAGTCCTATGAGTTCAGAGGCGACTTAGTCCGAGGGATCACCTACCCGACCCCGGAGCCGGTGGTCACCCCCAGGGCCAGGGAGGGTCTGAGGGCCGTCGTTCCAAACATCTTTCCGGCCAGCACTGTGAACCGCGGTGAAAGCGTCCGTGTCCATCCCCCAGGACTGAGCAGCCGTGAGTACCAGCAGCCTTCCCTTCAGCAAACCAGCCCGGGCGGGCTGATTCGCTTACCCAAAAAAAGAGGCCCGAAGCCAAAGCCCCGCTTCAaggacagcagctgcagccctgCGGTCTTTGAAAGCCAcaaaaggagagcagaggagcaggtgaGCTACAGCCCTCACAAACTGGCCAAGCTCCAGGGGGGTGAAGAGATGAGGCGGATCAAAGTGGCCCACAGACATGCGGAGCTCCACGGTCATAAACACCGGCAtcaccgccgccaccaccaccatcaccgccgccaccaccatcatcaccacacacacaaccgggGAATCACCGGTTCAAGCTCCTACAAGCTGTATTCTGACCACATCCTGCATCCACACAGAAcagacatggacacacacaggactaaGAACCGCTCCACCTACCTGGCGCCTGTACACTTCAAGCACACCTCCAAAATGAGCCAGGGCCCGAGCGGCCCCGCTGAGCGCCCACCAATGGAAAAGCCTTACTTCTTGGACCGGCCGTCCCCAACCAGGCTTGAGGTCGACTTGGATGAAGTGACGTGGAGGCCCTCCGTCGGCAACGTAGAGAAGGTCCTGGTGACGGACGTGACCACCAACTTCCTGACCGTCACCATCAAGGAGAGCAGCACTTCtcagggcttcttcaaggacaaAAGATGAGCGCTCGACGAGTTTCCCGCTCGCCACGCTCCGCTTTCTCTGACTGGCATCAGAATCATTCTGAAGCTTCCAGGACATACGTTTGATTAGCAGGCAAAGCAGGTTTAATATtttgtgaatgaaaatgaattacaTAACGTGTATGATAAAGTTAAACATGTTCTGTTTTAATGTATTGACCAAATCAAATTAGATCCATTTCACATCTTGCTTTGGTTGAAACACGAACATGTTACTTGTTTCTTCTGCAGCAATCGGACACttttgtaattaattaattctaatgaatgtattttttgttcaCTCTCTCCCAGTCTGAGCTGTGAGGCAACGCTTAGATAATGAATTTGATTCGTGGATTGTTTATTTCTCTCAAATTTGAATCGATTAGACTGAAAATACCTGTTCAAATCAATGGGGTTGATTTTTAACAATGTACTAAAGcacttttgaaaacaaaagtaTTAAAAATAATCTGTTTGTGTAGCTAACTGACTGTATAATATCTAACATTTGTAATTATATTTGTAAGATAAAGTACTCAATTTGACACAGACAAGCTGAGGTGTGTATAacaacatttttccattaacttggtatattttacattttcatagaAAACGTTCAAAGCTTTAATTAAAGAGTTGATGTCAATTTGCTTTTTAGACGCTTTCCAATAAATTCTTCGAATTTTCTCAATTCCAACTTGTTTTAACTGAGTTTTTATTACAGCGCCGTCGGCCTCCCACGTTTCTATTTTATCCTCTGAAGATTTTGCCTAAACTCCTGAATGAAATGACGGATTTCATCAAAACAAGTTTCATCGTTAGGATTACTTTCTTGTCTTATTTCTTGgatttttcttgttctttttaatTCTAACGAGCTAATAAATAACTCGATGTTTACAGCCGACGTTGAAGGCCTTTTACAAATACAAGTCCGCTGAGGCGGGTCTACATTTATTTCGGATTCCGTTGAGCAGAAAATGAGCCTTTCCCCTCTTCTACACCGACAGCTTAAGCTTTAGTTCGGACTTGCTGAGAACATTTATCGGCCCACGCGCCGCACATCGCGAGCACAGCTTTTCTTTTGCCACTCAAATAAATTACGAGAATAAAAAATGACGCAATTCATTCCTATAGGCCTCGATTTCAAAACCCCTCTTTACTCCGAGATGTATTCCTTTTACATTATGCCCGTTTATTTGTTTCAAATACAACGCTGCGATATATGTGAACGTCAACCCGCAGCATTTATATTCCCAACATATGGActtttaaaatacatatttcaaaaCACTTTTACGTAGAATAATTTATGTCTATTCCTCCCGAGGGTGCAGGCGGACGGACCTAGTTTGTCCTTCTCTTTCCCATCAGGTCTCAGTGATTGCGTCCAGTCTACAGAAGAAACGTGCCAAGAGGATCAAATCGAAACACACGGTTCACGCCGCTTGAACCCGTTTCATTACCCGATCTTATACGGAAACTATTGTAACGCAGGGTATTTTTCCCTTCGCTTGGCTGATTTTTAACTGAACGCATAACTTCACAAGCGCTTATTTGATCCGTCATAATGAATACAATCAGGCCCTATAGCTTAATCTCACCCACCCCTCTTCTTATTTTATAATGCTAATTATTAACATTAACGTTAACATCATATTAATTACACAACCACTGAGTAGCATGTATATGTTTTTATTCGTGATTGTATTTCACCTTACAATTAAGAGATAACAATACGACTGTAATACAGTAAGATTATATGCTTGACCTTTTATATATCGGAAAATCTCCACATGGTCATATTTAGGAGAGTATTTTTTATTGTTGCCATGATCATGAGCTCCTTTAAtgttggtaaaaaaaagtaaagaacaGTTCAAACAATGTCATATCGGCCGAAGCAAACCACCTGTAATTTATGCATGGAAACATTTTGTCACCTTGACCACCACAAAGGATTAGAAATCTGGATTTGTTTAGTTTTGCGTTGATGTGGCCTCTATTCCAAAATTGTAATCATCCATAGCAGTGGCGTCAAACTACATACCACTTTCATCTCAAGGAGGCCTTGAAAATCACCGCCCGGCTGACCCCCAGTGGGCCGaattggaacagcagctccTTCTATAGAAAGgcaatttgtgtctttctgtaattcttatatcaaagtcatccggcggccCAGCTGGACCCCCCGGGCCGTATGTTTGACATCCCTGATCTACAGGCACTTTTATCCAAACACCATAATTGACTGTGTTTAAGCAGGGCTTCtaaatcttgttttttaaactgaagGCCTTGAGACCACATCTTATATAGCAATTCAATTAAAACGGAAGGTGTTGTGCTTCTGTCAGCTGTAATGACTAAAATATGTAGCCTGCTTGCTCTCGCCACTGTCTGCCATTATGAATCCAAATTGGATGCATTCAGGGTCATATTTCCTCACCCAGAGTTTCATTCTTTTTGTCTCAAAAACCGACATACATCACATGTGTCTCCACCTGCTGCTCAGTGGATTGGCCTGTTGGTATTCAAATACTTTATTTAATCAAACCATTTGGCAGTTCAGCAGCCCACTGGAGCCCACCGAACGAGTTTTACAGGTTTCAGATGTTTCCTGCTGAGACAGATAGTTGTCATTCAACCCCAGATAACTGGAATAGTGTCAACAGCTGGAAATTAGCAACATATAAAAAAAGTAATTCAATAGATAATGAAGGAATGAGGAATAACTTTTCTACTCCTTTTGAAATACTAGAAATTCCAACGGTTTGGGAAGATTGCGCCCTGCAGTGTGGGTGTCAtgccgtgtgtgtttgcacggtGGTGCATTCAGGTACAGCGGGCATCAGGGGGCCGAAGTGGGGGGTTCTTCATCAGACGGGGTATCCGTAGTTCCTGTCACAGCGAGGGTAGCAGTGGGGGTTCAGCCAGTTCTCCATGTTGGTCTCCTGGGCCCTCTGATCCAGAGCCTGCATGTGAAGCAGATGCTCCTGGGTGGATACGGGGATTAAAGGTGGAGGGTTATATGAAAACAGTCCAGAACCCAAACTAGTTAGCAAATAATGACTGCTTAATGACATaattgatatttgatatgaacaGTTTTCATTGGTTTGgaatacaatttaaaacctgTCTAATCCGAAGTGCATGTCTACAAACAACTTCTGAATGCTTTAAGATTTGTTTCCATGGTTTTATTAAGCATCCGTTTATTATTGATGCTTCTTATGAGGACCTGTTATTGATAACAAAACCCCaaatattaaacacattttacatcCCTAAATATTCCATTGCAATTTCTAATAATGTATTGCTTATAATAAGGAAGGTTAGAGAGCTCAGTGTGACCGATAGTTTGGAAATGAAGCCCTGCATGGTGTTCATTGCTCTGAATGAAGCTCACCCTCATTGGCTCATCGGGGTGGCCGGCCTTCATCGGCCGTTCCTGCCTCTTGCTGCGGAGCAGCTGCTTAGCGACGCTCTCCTTGATGATGGGGTTGGCATCTGAGGGAGAAAGATCAGCAAAACATATCCAATGTTTGCTCTTGTGTCTTACTAAAATCCAATTCCCCTGaaggtttaataaaaaaaaacattacattttcagaCGAGAGATTAATAttgcagtgtgagtgtgtgtgggaacGTCTCGACCTTTCTTCTAACTGCTCTCTTGCTCGGTGGTTGGTTATTGGCTAATCAGAGTGGCATTCCTCTTAAAGCTGTCTTCAGACCCATGAATAAGCCTTTCACCACTATCTGTTGCTTAGTGAGCTGTGGCTGACCTGAAACGTTTAGCTGGCCCATGTTGAGGCTGTTTATTCCCCAATGCAAGCCCCAAGGGAgctgctgaccccccccccaaacaccccGTGCACACAAGCATGCATGCTGGCCTCTGCGAGagctctctgtccccctctccctctcgtcTGTTTTTGGAGGCAGGGTGTTTGGTGGGAGGCAACAGAGCGCCCATTCATCGTCCTCGCTCCCCAGGGAGTCGGGTCCGTGCTGCACGTGACCCCAGCAGGCAGGCGGGctggctctctcctcctctgctgccagAGGGAGCTGCTGTGAATGAACGCCGCTCTGTCAAcaccagagctgctgctgctgctgctgctgctgttgttgctgctgccctCAAAGCAACGTggcaacacactgacacattaTCTTGCAAAGAGagagactgttttttttacataaatctAGAATTTTGAAGATTTGTGCACTTTAACTTGgtgcaggaaaaaagaaagcaggctAAAGTTATGCCAGATGCACCGGAAATCCACTTGATCCATCATCTCATTCTGGTCATGCAACAAAAGCAAGATGCACTAAATTCTGACTTTTCTAAATTACATCGTCATTCTGTTTATTTCTTGTCTTTACTGGACTAAATCTGATCTACTCATTCAGCTGCACAAAagttttttgaataaaaacggGCTTCATCCTGTCCTCGGGTAAATCTGCCCTACCTGTGTAGATggtcaccagcagcaccaggcaGAGCGAAATCCCCACCAGCTTCTTCATCTTCACCCTTTGCTGCCTGTGGCGTCTGTGTTCTGAGGTCCCAACCAGAGTCCAGAGGGTGTGAAGGGGCaaattctccttctcctccttttctcctcctcctccacctccgcctGCACGTCACCCACCGACTCTTACATGCCGACTATACTGacgaaatattttaaataaactatCATTTgtcattatatttttatatagaAATAGGATTCATATTAGTTCTGAAGCTAGAAATAGTTTTTTTCCAGAAACAATTGGAAGCACATATGTTTGAGGAATATTGAGGCAAATGGAAAGTTGTCCACTAGATGGCGATGCAAACACTGATATGTATATTAGAGGCACTTTGGAGGCTGTTTAAATTTGATTAAATGATGACTGGTCGCCATCTATGCATCCATTGCTCCATCTATACGTCTATCTATTCTTAGTTCGTCGTCGTTCTATTATTAGTGACCATGTGTTGGAGCCCCGGTCATGTAGGTTTACAGCAAAGTGtgtgttattattttctttgtacTGTCATTTGCTGTTcgaatgacttttttttttctgaacaaGGATCATAACGGCTGTATATAATTAAATTAATAATTCCCTTGCATGTTTAAACACTAAGTGTCAGCGTGTATTGTTTAATGCTATTGCTTTTTGTCATATATAGTTTGAAATGAAGCCCTTCCTTGAACGCGCGAAGGGAAAAAGTACAACACGTCATTGTTTCCGTTTCCGCTTTTTGCTGCCAACTATGAatttatgaatgtttttttttccagtggcGTAcgacatttaataaaaatgttcctttggTTAATTCCGGGGTCATAGAGAAGCTTTATTTCCTCAATGTGATTATCTAAAACGTCATTAGCTCACTACGCAGCGCAGAGCGCATGCGTGCTGCGGAGCAGCGGTCTGCACATCAGGGCGCTCAGTATCAGAGAGGATATAAATATTGAGAGGTGGCGTTTCTTCTCTTCCTTGTTCGCTGTAGTTGTCTCCATTGTGCCACGGGGGAGGTTACCATAGCCAATAATAAAGAAAGcacaatttttaaatattcgaTGCCTTTACCAATGTATTTGCATGTGTTAGTATCAAACATTAGCGTACTAATGATACACAAATGATAAGCATATATTATACGGCAAAGAATGGTCCAACACCCCTGAAACACATCGAATATGTCtaaaataaattgtaaaaatgtttgttgttcttctcATATCAATCGTCTCATCATCTGTCTTGAAATACAATCGAATTGTCATCTAGAATCATATACCAGGGGCAATTTTCTGCattgaaaactattttttggTATTTATAATGGATTATTATGTAATTTGTTGTAATAATGCTTTTACACATTATAACACTTCCTTCACCACTAGTTGGTCGTGGTCTGCTTCGCACGCAGTTCTACTTATTCCTGTTTTTCTCCGCGTGTGAACGGAACTATCTTGAGATTTCATCGTCTTTGATACAGCTACGGCAGCGCAGTAGCGCATTGGTTCCACGTCACATCGCCGTCTTCTTTGTTTGTATCTCGTTATTCATTATACACAATGTTGAGCTCAACGCTGGCATTCGTGCCAGCGCGCTGTTAAGTGTCCGCGAGCATGCGTGTGGCGGGGAAAAGGTGTCGCGCGGCCCGTGTGCGCTCCTcgtcgctcctcctctcctccctggttTCCGCTCGTTAGCATCCTCGCTACCGTCCAGCAGCAGCGATGCCCAAGGAAGGGGATGAGGCGCACGACGACTGTCGCTCCCGGGAGGAGTGGACGCTCCTGCTGTGGACCACGCTGGCCGTCATCGTGCCGGTCATCGTCACGCTGTGGTGCAGCGCCCAACGCTCCAAGCGGAAAACGCACATGAAGGGTTTCTTTCGCAAGAGCAAGCACGGGTGGCACTACACGGACCTGTTCCACAAGCCCACCTACTGCTGCGTGTGCTCCCAGCACATCCTCCACGGGGCTTTCTGCGACTGCTGCGGCGTGTGCGCCGACGAGCAGTGCCTGCGCCGGGCCGACCGCAGCCTGACGTGCAAGGAGATCATGGCCCCCCCTTGCGGCCCGTCCGGGGCCATGGAGCACCGCTGGGTGCGCGGCAACGTGCCCCTCGCCAGCTACTGTGCGGTGTGCAAACAGCAGTGCGGGACCCAGCCGAAGCTCTGCGacttcaggtgtgtgtgtgtgtgtgtgtgtgtgtgtgtgtgtgtgtgtgtgtgtgtgtgtgtgtgtgttgtttgcttTTATCCCCTAAGAAGGGCTGAGAGGAATCTGTCGAATACACGATGGCACATAAAATAATATGACAGTGACACGCTGAAGCAGGGCTGTTTTGTAAACATCTCACAACATGATGAGGTGcaacaacatttcattttaatctgtctttcattttgtctaatggactgctgctgctctctgggaTAACAGCAGGGCACGTGTTGGGTTTAATCTCATATTGTCAGATAAATGACCTCTAATCCTAATAATTACGGGAAGCttctcaggtcaaaggtcaatgtcAGAAACACACCTGCAACCCTTCAAAGGCTCATggagcaggaaatgcctttgtGTACCTTTTTATGCTTTTCtaatctgtgtgtctgtgtgtgtgtgtgtgtgtgtgcgcctcctTCCGCCttcaggtgtgtgtggtgtcagaCCACAGTGCACGACGACTGCATGGACGGCCTGACGGCCGACCAGTGTGAGCTGGGGGAGTTTCGCAACCTCATCATCCCTCCTCACTACCTCCACCGCGTCAACAAGCTCCGCCGCAGGACCCCCGAGGAGTACAGTCAGGTGCTTCGGTGTGCTCGTGCTCCGcgtgtttcttctctctctcttctgatTTTTTCTTAATCGGCgtcttgtgtttttctgcagctggCTTCGTCCTGTGGCAGCGGCTGGACTCCTGTGCTGGTGTTGGCTAACACACGCAGCGGTAACAACATGGGGGAGGCTCTGCTGGGAGAGTTTCGCACCATTCTGAATCCCGTGCAGGTCCggctgcagctcctcccacGTCGTCTTAAATTTGAGATTTCATTAAATGACTCTGAAATACCGCTTAAAACATGTCTTTCCTCTTCCAGGTGTTTGACCTGTCCGAGCTGACTCCCCCCAAAGCCCTCCAGCTGTGCACCCTTCTGCCCCCCGGCAGCGTCCAGGTGCTGGTGTGTGGGGGCGACGGCACCGTGGGCTGGGTGCTGGATGCCGTCGACGCTATGAAGCTGAAGGTCAGATGGGAGCTGTGAGAATGATTTCTTTTACAATGTGGCAGATGTTTCTTCTCTGCCCACACCTGCCGGTCTCCTGTTCTGGTGTGTCAGGGCCAGGACCAGTTCGTGCCGAGGGTGACCATCCTGCCTCTGGGGACGGGAAATGACCTTTCCAACACTTTAGGCTGGGGGGCCGGGTACGCTGGGGAGATCCCCGTGGAACAGGTTCTCCGTAACATCCTCGATGCAGAGGTGGTCAAAATGGACAGGTGGGTGAAGTAATGCAAGCTTTGGTATGATTTCAGTTGACCAGTTTAGTTTAGTACTGAATTTGAATtgtactgtttgtttgtttttcttacaaaaTGCATGTTCCTCAGGCCAGAAACTCTGGAAGATGAGTGAGAAGATCCGATGTGcgtcccctttttaaaaaatgtcctaCATTTTCAGATGGAAAGTGCAGGTGGCTTCAAAGGGTCTCTACTTCCGTAAACCAAAGGTGAGTTGGACCTCTTGTTCTGGTCTTCCCTGGGCGGACGCGTCGTGACTCGGTGAGCCGCACACAACGTAACACAGACACTGCACGTCCTTCTCAGGTCCTGTCCATGAACAACTACTTCTCCGTGGGGCCCGATGCCCTGATGGCGCTCAACTTCCACACGCACCGGGAGAAAAcgccctccttcttctccagcCGCATCGTCAACAAGGTCCAGCTGTTCTCTTCATTTGAGCACATAAGTCATGGGCAAATGTCGACTGCGTTTGTATTAACGTAGTCGTACAAAAGGCTTTACCTCTGAGTACGCAGGCCTTCTCCCGGTCAGAAACAGTGCTTTACATTAATGCtgacttctgtttgttttgcccACAGACTGTATATTTCCTGTATGGCACCAAAGATTGTTTAGTGCAGGAATGTAAGGATCTGGATAAGAGGATCGAGGTACAGTACCCATGTGCATGTGTTGACGCTTCATGTTACTTCTGTTTTCACCTGTGTGGTTgatgaggagaaggaaagaaTCAGCCAGCAAATTCACTATTCATTAGAAGCAATGTTGTCTCAACTCCTCTCTCCTTGTGTCTCTTCCTTGCCTCCTCACATCTTCTTGGCTGCAACgcaaagagaagaggaaagaaatcAGTTAAAGCCATTTCAGATTCTGTCTGCGCTTGCTTGGGGATAAGAGTTGTGTTTTACATTTCTTGACTGGACATCTGATAAATATGTGTCCATTAAAGAGCCGGtagtattattttaaaaatatttagttgAGAACAAGGCTAGCTGGTAGTCGTGCTCCGCTCAGTAAAGCAACTCTTGTGCTATCAATCATTTATGTGATATTTCCAGGGCAGAGTAGGAGAAGGATGAGACTTCTTCATCGAGGtgactcttgtgtgtgtgtgtgtgtgtgtgtgtgtgtgtgtgtgtgtgtgtgtgtgtgtgtgtgtgtgtgtgtgtgtgtgtgtgtgtgtgtgtgtgtgtgtgtgtgtgtgtgtgtgtgtgtgtgtgtgtgtgtgtgtgtgtgttcctgccacAGCTGGAGTTGGATGGGGAGAGGGTGGCGCTGCCCAGCCTGGAGGGGATCATAGTTTGTAACATTGGCTATTGGGGTGGAGGCTGCAGACTGTGGGAGGGTA
The sequence above is a segment of the Gasterosteus aculeatus chromosome 9, fGasAcu3.hap1.1, whole genome shotgun sequence genome. Coding sequences within it:
- the cbx8b gene encoding chromobox protein homolog 8b; protein product: MELSAVGERVFAAESIIKRRIRKGRIEYLVKWKGWSPKYSTWEPEENILDSRLFAAFEQRERERELYGPKKRGPKPKTFLLKAQAKIKAKSYEFRGDLVRGITYPTPEPVVTPRAREGLRAVVPNIFPASTVNRGESVRVHPPGLSSREYQQPSLQQTSPGGLIRLPKKRGPKPKPRFKDSSCSPAVFESHKRRAEEQVSYSPHKLAKLQGGEEMRRIKVAHRHAELHGHKHRHHRRHHHHHRRHHHHHHTHNRGITGSSSYKLYSDHILHPHRTDMDTHRTKNRSTYLAPVHFKHTSKMSQGPSGPAERPPMEKPYFLDRPSPTRLEVDLDEVTWRPSVGNVEKVLVTDVTTNFLTVTIKESSTSQGFFKDKR
- the c9h17orf67 gene encoding uncharacterized protein C17orf67 homolog, translated to MKKLVGISLCLVLLVTIYTDANPIIKESVAKQLLRSKRQERPMKAGHPDEPMREHLLHMQALDQRAQETNMENWLNPHCYPRCDRNYGYPV
- the dgke gene encoding diacylglycerol kinase epsilon, whose amino-acid sequence is MPKEGDEAHDDCRSREEWTLLLWTTLAVIVPVIVTLWCSAQRSKRKTHMKGFFRKSKHGWHYTDLFHKPTYCCVCSQHILHGAFCDCCGVCADEQCLRRADRSLTCKEIMAPPCGPSGAMEHRWVRGNVPLASYCAVCKQQCGTQPKLCDFRCVWCQTTVHDDCMDGLTADQCELGEFRNLIIPPHYLHRVNKLRRRTPEEYSQLASSCGSGWTPVLVLANTRSGNNMGEALLGEFRTILNPVQVFDLSELTPPKALQLCTLLPPGSVQVLVCGGDGTVGWVLDAVDAMKLKGQDQFVPRVTILPLGTGNDLSNTLGWGAGYAGEIPVEQVLRNILDAEVVKMDRWKVQVASKGLYFRKPKVLSMNNYFSVGPDALMALNFHTHREKTPSFFSSRIVNKTVYFLYGTKDCLVQECKDLDKRIELELDGERVALPSLEGIIVCNIGYWGGGCRLWEGMGDEPCAPTRLDDGLLEVVGVFGSFHCAQIQVKLANPVRLGQAHTVRLLLKSSKMPMQVDGEPWAQGPCTITITHKTQALMLYHSAEQTDDDEDESSASEAESPTPHDSPRPPGPASARA